A stretch of Flavobacterium sp. N1994 DNA encodes these proteins:
- a CDS encoding endonuclease/exonuclease/phosphatase family protein, whose amino-acid sequence MRIKKFIALFFVLFAIFGANGQAKKYIVHTVAFYNFENLFDTINEANMDEEWLPNGVQNWTSKKYHQKLQNLARVLSEIGTTENPNNSPTLIGGAEIENRGVLEDLVKEPLLINKDYGIVHFDSPDKRGIDVALLYQKKHFKPTSYKNIPLLIYKNQLKNNVKEKNDKDDAADDKSEVDKDLDRVFTRDVLLVTGLLDGDEINIIVNHWPSRSGGEKKSSPFREAAGRLDRKIMDSIYKVNPNAKIINMGDLNDGTYNKSVKEGVGAMRKREEVKQFGVYNPFEEMFYKGNATLFYRDAGDIFDQIMVSETLIQKDFSSFRYWKAGIYNKPFMISTVGQYKGYPLRHSMTEVGYSDHFPSYIYLIKETK is encoded by the coding sequence ATGAGAATTAAAAAGTTTATAGCTCTTTTCTTTGTTTTATTCGCAATTTTTGGCGCAAATGGCCAAGCAAAAAAGTATATAGTGCATACAGTTGCCTTCTACAATTTTGAAAACTTATTCGACACTATTAATGAAGCAAACATGGATGAAGAGTGGTTACCAAATGGCGTTCAAAACTGGACTTCAAAAAAATACCATCAAAAGTTACAAAATTTGGCTAGGGTCTTATCTGAAATAGGTACCACTGAGAATCCAAATAATTCTCCAACATTGATTGGTGGTGCCGAAATTGAAAACCGTGGAGTATTAGAGGACTTGGTAAAAGAACCATTGTTAATCAATAAAGATTATGGCATTGTTCATTTTGATTCTCCTGATAAAAGAGGAATTGATGTGGCTTTATTGTACCAAAAGAAACATTTCAAGCCTACTAGTTATAAAAACATTCCTTTGTTGATATACAAAAACCAATTAAAGAATAACGTCAAAGAAAAAAACGACAAAGACGATGCTGCCGATGACAAATCTGAGGTAGATAAAGACTTAGATAGAGTTTTTACTAGAGATGTATTATTGGTAACTGGTTTACTTGATGGAGATGAAATAAATATTATTGTAAACCACTGGCCTTCTCGTTCTGGTGGTGAAAAGAAAAGTTCTCCTTTCCGTGAGGCCGCTGGTAGATTAGATCGAAAAATAATGGATTCCATTTACAAAGTCAACCCAAATGCTAAAATCATCAACATGGGAGATTTAAATGACGGAACATACAACAAAAGTGTAAAAGAAGGTGTTGGCGCTATGCGTAAAAGAGAAGAGGTGAAACAATTTGGTGTTTACAATCCGTTTGAAGAAATGTTCTACAAAGGAAATGCGACTCTTTTTTATCGTGATGCTGGAGATATTTTTGACCAAATTATGGTTTCCGAAACTTTAATTCAAAAAGATTTTTCAAGTTTCCGTTATTGGAAAGCTGGAATTTACAACAAGCCATTTATGATAAGTACCGTCGGTCAATATAAAGGCTATCCGCTAAGGCATAGTATGACAGAAGTTGGATATAGTGATCACTTCCCTTCTTATATTTATCTGATAAAAGAAACGAAATAA
- a CDS encoding 3-hydroxyanthranilate 3,4-dioxygenase, which produces MAIAKPFNLNKWIEENRHLLKPPVGNKNLYIDSEDYIVMVVAGPNARKDYHYNETEELFYQLEGDITVYVQDHGEKKAMTLSAGDMYLHPAKTPHSPSRTEGSIGLVIERKRVGSDAKDGLLWFCDSCNHKLYEVYFPLTDIEKDFLQHFEHFYTSEHLRTCSKCGTIMETDPRFTPE; this is translated from the coding sequence ATGGCTATTGCAAAACCGTTCAACCTCAACAAATGGATTGAAGAAAACCGTCACTTACTAAAACCGCCAGTAGGGAACAAAAATTTATATATTGATTCTGAAGATTATATCGTTATGGTGGTTGCGGGTCCTAATGCCCGAAAAGATTATCATTACAACGAAACCGAAGAATTATTCTATCAGTTGGAAGGTGACATTACGGTATATGTTCAAGACCATGGTGAAAAGAAAGCTATGACACTTTCGGCAGGAGATATGTATCTGCATCCTGCTAAAACCCCACATTCTCCTAGCAGAACTGAAGGTTCAATTGGATTAGTCATAGAGCGTAAACGGGTTGGCTCTGATGCAAAAGATGGTTTGCTTTGGTTCTGTGATAGTTGCAATCACAAACTCTACGAAGTCTATTTCCCATTGACCGATATCGAAAAAGATTTTCTACAGCACTTTGAACATTTCTATACTTCTGAGCACTTAAGAACTTGTTCTAAATGTGGTACTATTATGGAAACTGACCCAAGATTTACGCCAGAATAA
- a CDS encoding aldehyde dehydrogenase family protein, whose amino-acid sequence MSTIAQQFGMTEALKALGVKEINEGTSTGNNWFSNGEVFESHSPVDGQLIGKVKASTAADYEKVMQTATEAFKTFRLMPAPQRGEIVRQFGEKLRKNKEALGKLVSYEMGKSLQEGYGEVQEMIDICDFAVGLSRQLHGLTMHSERPGHRMYEQYHPLGVVGIISAFNFPVAVWAWNTALAWICGDVCVWKPSEKTPLCGIACQNIIAEVLKENNLPEGISCLINGDYKVGELMTHDKRIPLVSATGSTRMGKIVAQACAARLGKSLLELGGNNAIIVTPDADIKMTVIGAVFGAVGTAGQRCTSTRRLIIHESIYDKVRDAIVGAYGQLRIGNPLDQNNHVGPLIDKHAVEMYNNALTKVVAEGGKILVEGGVLSGEGYESGCYVKPAIAEANNSFEIVQHETFAPVLYLLKYSGDVTNAIEVQNGVAQGLSSAIMTNNLREAEAFLSVAGSDCGIANVNIGTSGAEIGGAFGGEKETGGGRESGSDAWKVYMRRQTNTINYTTSLPLAQGIKFDL is encoded by the coding sequence ATGTCAACAATTGCGCAACAATTCGGCATGACCGAAGCACTTAAAGCACTAGGTGTAAAAGAAATAAACGAAGGAACTTCCACAGGAAACAATTGGTTTTCTAACGGAGAAGTATTTGAATCGCATTCGCCAGTAGATGGCCAATTAATCGGAAAAGTAAAAGCTTCTACTGCTGCCGATTATGAAAAAGTAATGCAAACTGCAACCGAAGCTTTCAAAACATTCCGACTAATGCCAGCGCCTCAACGAGGAGAAATTGTGCGTCAGTTTGGAGAAAAATTGCGTAAAAACAAAGAAGCTCTAGGGAAATTGGTTTCTTATGAAATGGGAAAATCATTGCAAGAAGGTTATGGAGAAGTTCAAGAAATGATAGATATCTGTGACTTTGCAGTAGGTTTGTCACGTCAACTTCACGGATTAACGATGCACTCAGAACGTCCTGGTCACAGAATGTATGAGCAATATCACCCCCTTGGAGTTGTCGGAATCATTTCTGCATTTAATTTTCCAGTGGCTGTTTGGGCTTGGAATACAGCTCTAGCTTGGATATGTGGAGATGTTTGCGTTTGGAAACCTTCTGAAAAAACACCTCTATGTGGAATCGCTTGTCAAAATATCATTGCCGAAGTATTGAAAGAAAACAATCTTCCAGAAGGAATTTCTTGTTTGATTAATGGGGATTATAAAGTGGGGGAATTAATGACTCACGACAAAAGAATTCCACTAGTTTCTGCAACAGGTTCAACTCGTATGGGTAAAATTGTTGCTCAAGCATGTGCAGCTCGTTTAGGAAAATCATTATTAGAATTAGGTGGAAACAATGCTATCATTGTTACTCCAGATGCTGACATCAAAATGACAGTTATCGGAGCGGTTTTTGGAGCAGTTGGAACAGCAGGACAACGTTGTACTTCTACTCGTAGATTAATCATTCACGAAAGTATATATGACAAGGTAAGAGATGCTATTGTGGGTGCTTACGGTCAATTAAGAATCGGAAATCCATTAGACCAAAACAATCATGTTGGACCACTTATTGACAAACATGCGGTTGAAATGTATAATAACGCCTTAACTAAAGTAGTTGCAGAAGGGGGTAAAATATTAGTAGAAGGTGGCGTTCTTTCAGGAGAAGGTTATGAAAGTGGTTGCTATGTAAAACCAGCGATTGCCGAAGCTAATAATTCCTTTGAAATTGTTCAACATGAAACTTTTGCTCCTGTCTTATATTTATTAAAATATTCAGGCGATGTAACTAATGCTATTGAAGTTCAAAATGGAGTAGCTCAAGGATTATCATCAGCTATTATGACTAACAATTTGCGTGAAGCAGAAGCCTTCCTTTCTGTTGCAGGTTCTGATTGTGGAATTGCGAATGTAAACATTGGAACTTCTGGTGCTGAAATTGGCGGTGCTTTTGGTGGTGAAAAAGAAACCGGTGGCGGACGCGAATCGGGTTCTGATGCATGGAAAGTGTACATGAGAAGACAAACGAATACTATCAACTACACTACAAGTTTGCCTTTAGCACAAGGAATTAAATTTGATTTGTAA